In the genome of Melospiza melodia melodia isolate bMelMel2 chromosome 20, bMelMel2.pri, whole genome shotgun sequence, the window AACAGCTTGGAATGAACATTCCTTAATTCAGCTGCCTTTAAATTCACTTCCTAAACCAATTTATTGTGTAGGACTTCTTTTCCTGTCTTCCTAGAAACCAGTGGTGTTTGTGTAGTATTGCTTTGTGCTATCACTGCAGCTTGCTAATTTTGACAGTATATGGAAGTAactgttttttccccatttttctttcagaaatgttTGAAAAAGCTCTGAATGCAGGTTTTATTCAAGCAACAGATTATGTAGAGATCTGGCAGGCCTACCTGGATTACCTGAGGAGAAGAGTGGATTTTACACAAGGTCTGTAtgataaatacaaaataaatatcTATACTAGTTTCTTTGTACTTCTTGAAtgttacttttttaaagaaaattaacagcattttcatttttcacagaaattaaTGTCTGTAAAAAATAGGAATTTGGTTGGTTTGCTATTGCAAAAATGCCCTGCCTTATATTTCTGATAATTTTAAACATTATTCATGTAGTGAGTTTTACTCATTATAAAATCATAAATTTAAGCAATAATAACAACGAGAAATAATAAATTTAATCTCCCTTTGCTACCTAATAAATTAATTGTGGGTATTAAGGAGATGGTTTTATtgggaaataaaaattaaattattattttaaggctgttctttcttttttttccctgcagactCCAGtaaggagctggaggagctgcgcTCTGCGTTTGCACGAGCTGTGGAGTACTTGAAACAAGAAGTAGAAGAAAGTAAGTGAAATCATCTCAAGTAGTGTTTTCTCCTCTTCAAAATCATTTTTTGAGACCAGTTCTCCACACAATATTTGTCTTGTTGTCTTGTTCAAGTATCTTGCACATTTCAGAAGGCTGCAGATAAAGATTTCATCTCCTTGTAGGACCTGTTTAATAAACACTTTTATTTGTGAGAGCCAAGTGCAACAAACAGATCTTGTGTTTCTTCTTAGGGTTCAGTGAAAGTGGAGATCCATCCTGCACCATCATGCAGAACTGGGCAAGAGTTGAGGTGATGTTTCTCTCTGCTGTATTTAAAATTGCTGAACCTGataaatgcatttaaaataaaatgttataACATTCCAACCATGGAATTCATTCCTTTCCCAATCCATTTCCCCTCTTCCTAAACGCAAACCAAGTTCTTAGTCTGGGGAATTATTAGGTACATTAATcaaaaacaaaaggaagaaattCAGAAACAGCTCTGTAGTTTATTTTATAATGACCAAAATCAAATGGATGTGGGAGCCAGAACCAAGATTATGGGAGAGGTGGGCAGAGAAGGATTATTCAGTAGTAGGATTGTGTCAGGTGTTTATTTTGACCCCTGTAAGGCTCAGATGTGTCTTGCTGGATCTGTCTGCAGCATCTGTGGGGTGTTTTTGGTTTGAAATTCATGATGTTGAACAAATAATCCTGAAGGATATTTTGGGTGCTCCCTTGCAGGCCCGCTTGTGTAACAACATGCAGAAAGCCAGGGAGCTCTGGGACAACATCATGACTAAAGGAAATGCCAAATATGCCAACATGTGGCTGGAATATTACAACCTGGAAAGGTAAGAATTCAGTTTTTAGCTTTCTCATCTGTGGGAGAAAACAGTTTAGAAtaaatgtgttttgtttgtgtttacAAAACACCTTTGAGCTTCTtgaggcagctctgctgtggcTCCCAGGAGTGtcccagcagctggggaaggaggggcaaTGTTTGCATGGCTGGAATTGTGTGTGGTTTGTCCCCTCAGTGTGTGTCCCCTCCTGCAGGGCccatggggacacccagcactgcaggaaggctctgcacagggcagtgCAGTGCACCAGTGACTACCCCGAGCACGTCTGCGAGGTGCTGCTCACCCTGGAGAGGATAGAAGgtacctgggcactgccagggtgtgACAGGCAGGGGGTAATtaattaacagaaggtaactcAGTGACTGGCAGAAGGTAATTAATTACTGCATCTCTTAGCCTGGTTAGGCAGAGGTGGCACACAGGCTTTTGATCCCGTGTTTTGTGCTCTGCTGAAGTCTCACTTTTCACTGCTGTCAAATCCACAGACAGCTCTTTTCTTCCTTGCTTTTCTGAAATCACTGGATTTTTCCATGCCTTTTTGGAGTCTTGCATTATTAATGAGAGGTTTCTGCTCTGCTTggctcttggttttttttttttttttttttttttttttttttttttttttttttttttttttttaccttgtaGGCTAGTTGTTATAATTAGAATTTTCATGTGGAATGTTAAATATGAACAGCAAGTGCCATGAACTCAGTGACTCTTATTTTTCCAGAATTGTATCTTTTAATTATGAGGAAGCTAAATaaaaggctttttaaaatttattttaattttatcctTTAGGAACACTGGAAGACTGGGATGCAGCTGTTCAGAAAACTGAGAACAGATTGGCTCGAGTGAATGAACAAAGAGCAAAGGTCAGAACTTTCTGTGAGCTACCAAAGCATTTTATACCCCTAAATTAAATCCATGCTACTCTGAATGTCACATTTTTAATGTGGCTTCCCCCCAGATAAACCTGACATGCCTTCAAGCCCTAGAACTATTGATTTTTACTTTAAAACTATGATTAGCAACCTCTTGCTGCTTTTTATCTTTGTCCTTTTGCCTCTTGGCTGGCCACAAGAGTGATGTGCCCTGCAGGAAAGCTGTGAGAGCAAAGAATTGGGATGAGATTTAAATGATGTCCCTGGTAGTGCTGGGCTTAGGAGACAACCCTCTGGGCTCGGTGCTCTGGAAAATGCTCTGCAATCTGCAGCCagtgggagaaaaaaagaaataaatcttctgtgttttaggctgctgagaaagaagctgCTCTGgcaaagcaggaggaggagagagatGAGCAGAGAAAGCAAGCAAGGGCAGAGAAGAAAGCTtccaaaaaagccaaaaaaaccagAGCTGGGGACAAGCGCAAAGCAGACGAGGATGACGAGGGTGAATGGGGACAAGAAGAaggtaaaaattaaattaaattgaaacttcAGGGCTTTTGTGGTAGAGGGAGCTGAGGAATTGCCAGCACTGGTGTCTTTCCAGGGCTGCTTTCTCCTGGGAAGTGTTCAGTGTGGGAGTGAAATGCAAACAAGGCTAAATGGTTTTATACCAAGAGAAAAACAGGTTTATAGAACTTCCAGAATTTTCTTGGGGTTTCTTATTTTGGATAttgtgatttttggttttttcttccttaattttcctttaaagtaattttttctgACTCATCCTATGATACTGAGCCATGTGTCTAAATTGGGTTATTCAGAATTGTAGCAGCTTCTTGGAGGTGGGAACAGAACACTTTAATAGGTTGTTTCCCCTGGGATTTTTGTGAGcttttagatttctttttttttttttttttttttttttaaataaagcaccATTAGACAAAGAAAAGAACATGAATCAGCGACTGTCAGTTATGACTGGCTGAAAAAAGGAACAAATATTCCAGTTGCTTTCATCTAAAGCATGTCTTGGTGAAATAATCTGTTGTTATTTGTTCTTTAAAACCTgagatagtttttttttttttgtggtgtctTTTAAGACGTGTCATTGTATTTTTGCTTCCATGTGCCATTTCCAAGCTCCACAGTGGGAATGGAGGGCAGAGGAGTTTCAGCGGGGAAGGAAATGGGGGAGTGGGGGGAAAGGAGGATAGAGTGAGGTGTTCCTGTAGTTAAATTTTGTAAAAATGGTTTTTCAGGTCATATATCTCCTGAAGAGAGAGGCCAAGTAGGAATTTATGATaggatttgttttatttttagggTTGTGCTTTGCTTTGGGGGGTTTGGCAGTTGTGTCTAACCCATCTCCTTATTATGGGGTGTTAGGGTTGGTTGTAGTGGCTGTTGCAGGGTGTGGTTGGGGGTTTCTTTTGTGTCTTTGGTGCTTGTTATGGTTTATTTAGGGGGATGTTGGTAGTGTTTGTTTATTCAGTGTTGTTGGTGGTGAATCCTTATCCTGAGGCTTGGGGTAGCTGGGGGGTTGTTGGTTATGGTCTTGGGATTTTCTCACAAAGGATTTTCTAACAATTCCATCAATCAGAgctgcccagcaagaggcacagggcagagggTGATGGAGTGCTCCCTGaagaggacatggaagtggacacTGGGCTCTTTGGGAGGAGTGAGAAGCCTGATGGCCCCGCAGCCCCGAAGGAAAAGGCGTCCACCAGCCGCAAGGACGTCCCCAAAGTGCTCCACGACAGCAGCAAGGACAAAGTCACTGTGTTTGTCAGCAACCTCTCCTACACCATGGCAGAGCCCGAAGCCAAGCTGAGGGAGCTCTTTGGGAGCTGTGGGGAGGTCGTGGAGGTCCGAGCAGTGTTCAACAACAAGGGCACCTTCCGGGGCTACTGCTACGTGCAGTtcagggaggaggaggcggcTCGGCAGGCCCTGGGCTTGGACCGCACGGCCGTGGAGGGCAGGCCCATGTTTGTGTCCCCTTgtgttgacaagaacaagaatcCTGACTTTAAGGTAAAAGTTTTGGTGGTTCCTGTTGGACGGTGGGTGTGGGGAAGGGAGTTGGTGGAATCCGTTGCGTCAAATCAATTAATGTTGTACTTTAAACTCTTTTTTGGGGACTTTCTGCATCTTGTTACTCTGCCAGACACCTGGATTGACATAATTTACTCAAGATTTGCAGAAATGTGCTGATGTGAGCAGTTTCGTGGTGGGACCTACCCAGGTTCAACCTCTGAAGAGCTTTCTTGGTCAGCATTTGTTACCCAATCCCCTGGCTGGGGATGTTCTGTACCAGAACTCAGTTGTGTAATCAGGAGATTTCTGCATTCTGGAGTTCGTGCACAGAAAAATTCAATGTTCCCATAGTGATAGCTGAGTAAGAAGGCAATATTATAAATACATTATTATAGGAATTGGGCTCTGATCCTtctggatcccttccagctcatgATATTCTGTGATCTCAGTGTCTTTCCTCATTGGGAAAGGGTTTAGTAGCATTTAGTTGCAAGTCCTTGGTGTTTATATACAAATATCTTCCAAAACACCACTTTGCTGCTGCTTTGAGGCAGTTTTGGATCCCAAAAACAGGAACTACTTTTGGGGTGTGGAATTGAAATCCTTGGAATTTCTGGCTGGTTTTTGAACCGACATCCATTTTGTTCCTCCAGGTGTTCAGGTACAGCACTACCCTGGAGAAACATAAACTCTTTATATCTGGTTTGCCATTTTCCTGCACtaaggaggagctggaggaggtgTGTAAAGCCCATGGGAATGTGAAGGACATTCGACTGGTCACCAACAGAGCTGGCAAACCCAAGGTAGGCATCCTTAACACACTCCTGGATTTAAGGAGTCCTTCAAAAAGAAGCTTGTCATGGAGTCTGGAGACAAAATTTGGGTTTGTTAAGTTGCCAGTGTGGTGTTGTATTAATACTTGTGGAAGAGCTTGGATTTATACAGCCCAGTGTGCCTTTGTGCAGAAAACCAAAAGGAATTTTTCCAAAATACTTCTTAAATTGCCTGAGAAAAATGGGATGGAGGGGGAATTGTTTAGAGCACTTTCAGTACTGTAAAAACAGGCAACTCAGTAAAAGATTAGTTTTTAAATAACTGGCTAAATGGGCTTTACCTGGTGCAACCAATTCCCATCCTCCTTTCTTCATTTTCCTGAGGCTTTTGTTCCTAacatctgctgcaggaagggatttGCCAGTGAGAAATGATCCCCCTCTCTGACAAGGCTCATTATTTCCATCCCTGAATAAATGACTCCTTGTTAAATAAGGGATTCTGAACCAACTGCTGCTCTGCCAAAATTCTACCTGACacctgggctgtgtctctgtggtgGGTCCTGTCCACAGGGACATCCTGGGAATGGTGTTCATGGATTTAAATTGAATTTTCTTGCCCTCAATTTCCTTGCCTGTTGTGTGCACACCTTGTAATGAGTGCTCTTGGGAACCCCAACTCTTATTCTGAGCTTAGTTTGAGCAGGGATTGTGTGTAAACCACAAATGAATGTATCTTGGGAAAGTTATGTAAAACCTGAAGCCTCTCCTGTGAAACTGGATAATCCAAAAAGTGCAGCTTAAGGCTTTGAATGTCATTTAAAAGAGTAACAGCAGGGAGAGGTGATGCCCTTCTCTGTGTGAGCCTGCCATGGTACTtcattatatttatttaatagCATTTTTAGAGtggttctttgcttttttaatactTTGTCTATACATGAGGGCATCAGGAGTGAGAGACCAGAAACACAGGTTGTAAGGAGAGTGATGATTGGAGTGAGCCATGTTGAGTTTCCCTCATTTACAAATTCCCCATCAGCTGTTACAGAAGAACTAAAACCTCATGTAGGTTTTTCATCTTCTTAATTTAGGGCCTGGCTTATGTGGAATACGAGAATGAAGCCCAGGCCTCTCAGGCTGTGCTCAAGATGGATGGGCTGACAGTGAAGGACCACGTCATCAAGGTGATGATCAGCAACCCCCCTCTGCGGAAGCTTCCGGAACGGCCCGACCCCAGCAAGGCCTCCCTGGCACTACCACGGCAGATCTATGGAGCGTGagtgagggagggaaatgctggaaaaggaaaggaaatgctgtGTTTCTTTATGTGCTGAAGTTGAGGAATCTCAGCTGGAATACGATGGTTTAGAAAAAGGAGAGGGATTTTTTGTGTGGGCAAGGGAGAAGGGGTTCCTGcaagagggcagggttaggtgaGATATTGAGAGGGAatccctgtgagggtgagggAGATCCTGgcataggttgcccagagaagctgtggctgcccctggatccctggaagtgtccaaggctgggttggattgGACTGGAGCAGtttggatagtggaaggtgttcctgtccaTGGCAAGGGTAGGACTGGGTGGTCTTCAAAGCTTCTTCAAGCCCACATCAGTGTAGGACTCTGTGAATCTGAAAGAACGTTTAAAAGGTACTGCACCATAAAAAACGGGTTGTTGGATTGATGAGGGAAAGATTTTTCCTCTTTACCCACAGAAACAGCTCTGTAGCAACAGGAGGATGAGGCACTGGCCATCCCCTTGGATCTGTTCTTGGCACTGATCCCTGATAACCTCTCCCTCTGGAGAAGCAGCCATTGTTCCCAGTGAACATTAAAGCTGCTTCTTCATCTTTTAGTGTTCCTTTTAGTATGGGATGAGCCCCTGTGGATAaacagagcttcagccctgggGACTGTGGGGCAGTTGTTGTCTGCCAGAACTCAGGGATGCTTCGAAGACACCCATGGAAAGCTTTATCCCTGAAACAAATGACAGGAGTGACATTGAAATGTGCATTCCTCATAGCAAACAAGTCCTTGTTGTTCCCCCAAGCTAAAAGAGTGTTTTTAATGGGAATTTTTTCCCTTCCAGGCGAGGGAagggcaggacacagctctcCATGATGCCACGGGCGCTGCAGCGTCAGAGCAACCCCGTGGCCAAGGCTGAGAATGGGATGGTCCAGAACTCACCAGCAGCGTCCTCTGAGCCCCCTGCAGAGCCTAAAAAGATGTCCAATGCTGATTTTGCCAAGATGCTTCTGAAGAAGTGAGCGAGGAGTGTGCACTCAGCGGGTCTGGTCCAATGTGAAATGCCTTTCTGGAAGCCATGTTGTGTCCTTAAGCTTTGCAAGGAGAGAATGCCCATCCCAAAATCCCGTGTAAATACTGGACTGCTGCATTCCTCGGGATCAGTGGAGGATGGCACAAATCCAGgtggtggtttttggtttttttgttgttttgttttttttcctctaagaGCAAAGAGTTACACTTTTGTTCTGTTGAAATGGCGTTAATGTGATCCCTCATATTGAGGGTAACGAGGGGGGAAATGTTTCCTGCACAGCTCGGATGCCACATGGAGTTTCTTGGAGTACTTTCCAACAATTTTCTCTTTCATTAACGAATGAGATGCCATGGGAGGACCTCAGCAAGCTCCACTGGTCAGCTCAGATTGGGATTGCAGACATTCTCTCTGCCAACAGCCCCATTCTTCACCCAAACCCACGCACGCAGGGACTGTCGTCTCCTTCCATGCAGAATCCAACAGCAGATGCTCCAACTTCACCACAATGGCCTCTTTTAGTATTGGGAGAGTTTCTAtacatatgtgtgtatatgtagATACacagatatacatatatatgtatccaGTTCCTGTTCTGTTCCAGTTGCCCTGTTTTTTATATGGTGTATTTGTAAAGGACATAGAGATGATTCTTTTTAAGTGTCAGGAGCTGATCCTTAGGTGGTAATTTCTGTTTCCCATGAAGCTGGACGTGCTGTTGCTGAGGAccaggttttttggttgtttttttttttttttggttgttttatctAGCTAGCTCATGTCTTTTTGCAGGTGGTTTCTGTATGGTTTTGTACAACTGTGAAGTGCAAGCTGACGTTTCTCGGTTTATTAAACTCAAGTTCTCAAAGGTTTTCTATAAATACTGTTGCTTTTGTTTAAATGTGGGTGTTGGAACTGCACTTCTCCTCTGGCAGTTGGGTGATAGTGATGTACCTCACCTCTCAggtgtgctcagtgtccctcagGCCTTGAAGCAGCTCGTCCCATCTGCTCTGAATATCCTGAAATCACTTCAGTCATCACCTCAGACTTTCCAACAGTGGTGTGACTTTGGCTAGAAACATCCCTGCTTGTCAAATACCCTGGAAGTCACGCCCCAGAGGGGTGGATGTGAGGGGGGACCCCAGTGCTGAGTTCACTTGGACCACACTGCTGCAAATAAACACTATTTTCTGTGCTGATTTCACTTGGCTTTACTTTGAAATGATGACTCCTCTCATGTTGTCACATGGCTGAGGGAACCAGGATCCCTCCCATGGCTTCTCCTCCTCCACAACCACTTAGTTCACTGCAGCCAAGTGTGCTCTGACAGCAGCCTCTTCCAAACCAAGGCTTTCATATTAAAATAGTTTATTAATCTGTtactaaaataacattttttccccccacagagcTCTAAAGTGCATTATTTATACTCAGGTTGCACTACAAAAATAACATGCTTTGTAAAGACAGGACACCTTTCCTCCTGTATTGtctgctttccctggcagcagtgCTCACAGAGTCTCATCCTGGTTTCTGCTCCTCTAAAACATGTCCTAAGCTGCCTGTCAGGTAAGAGAGAGTTAAAAGGGAAGAAAACTAAGCCTAGgacaacctggcagcttttgtcaagGGGTTAAATGCTCTAAACTGGGATTTTAAATGGAAGTTTTGTGAGCTTGGAGTCGGTGGGGTCAATGATGCTGTTACAGACCTGGCAGGTTTGGGGTAGGGAGATCTGTGGGTACTTGTACCTTAAAAACCAAGGAAAAGGGGATTCTTTGAACTgctcagcag includes:
- the SART3 gene encoding squamous cell carcinoma antigen recognized by T-cells 3, yielding MAAAGAEAAAEEEKRLPEGDPESGGDSDDEGDSDSSGDGEDEEKENEAEIQRLEEQLSINAFDYNCHLDLIKLLRQEGELVKLRRARQKMSELFPLTEEIWLDWLKDEIKMASEISEREKVYELFERAVKDYICPEIWLEYAQYSIGGIGQEGGIERVRSIFERALTAVGLHVTKGTALWEAYREFENAILETAQPAPGSIPSPEQQQVLCSQLEKIHTLFRRQLGIPLLDMEASYAEYEEWSEEPIPETTVKNYKKALQQLEKCKPYEEALLGAETPKLAEYQAYIDFEMKAGDPARIQLIYERALAENCLVPDLWARYNQYLDRQLKVKELVLSAHDRAVRNCPWTVGLWIRYLLAMERHRVEHSIISEMFEKALNAGFIQATDYVEIWQAYLDYLRRRVDFTQDSSKELEELRSAFARAVEYLKQEVEERFSESGDPSCTIMQNWARVEARLCNNMQKARELWDNIMTKGNAKYANMWLEYYNLERAHGDTQHCRKALHRAVQCTSDYPEHVCEVLLTLERIEGTLEDWDAAVQKTENRLARVNEQRAKAAEKEAALAKQEEERDEQRKQARAEKKASKKAKKTRAGDKRKADEDDEGEWGQEEELPSKRHRAEGDGVLPEEDMEVDTGLFGRSEKPDGPAAPKEKASTSRKDVPKVLHDSSKDKVTVFVSNLSYTMAEPEAKLRELFGSCGEVVEVRAVFNNKGTFRGYCYVQFREEEAARQALGLDRTAVEGRPMFVSPCVDKNKNPDFKVFRYSTTLEKHKLFISGLPFSCTKEELEEVCKAHGNVKDIRLVTNRAGKPKGLAYVEYENEAQASQAVLKMDGLTVKDHVIKVMISNPPLRKLPERPDPSKASLALPRQIYGARGKGRTQLSMMPRALQRQSNPVAKAENGMVQNSPAASSEPPAEPKKMSNADFAKMLLKK